In Chloroflexota bacterium, a genomic segment contains:
- a CDS encoding transposase — protein sequence LRQGVRQHLGGYGADVASGLVLRHDHGSQYMSDHFQDELRFLGIASSPAFVREPEGNGCVERFIRTLKEQLLWVRTFETVEELRLALLAFKERYNREWLVERHRYATPEQARRQLLACPVVAA from the coding sequence GCTGCGCCAAGGAGTGCGCCAGCACCTTGGCGGCTACGGCGCCGACGTCGCCTCGGGCCTTGTCCTGCGCCATGACCACGGCAGCCAGTACATGAGCGACCACTTCCAAGACGAGCTCCGCTTCCTGGGGATTGCCTCCAGTCCCGCTTTCGTGCGGGAGCCGGAGGGCAATGGCTGCGTGGAGCGGTTCATCCGCACCCTCAAGGAGCAACTGCTCTGGGTGCGAACCTTTGAGACCGTGGAGGAGCTGCGCCTCGCGCTCCTTGCCTTCAAGGAGCGGTACAACCGGGAGTGGCTCGTCGAGCGCCATCGCTACGCGACGCCAGAGCAAGCACGCCGTCAGTTGCTCGCTTGCCCTGTGGTTGCCGCATGA
- a CDS encoding class I SAM-dependent methyltransferase, with the protein MDKMLKQIATKVVLSKQSFAIAQRLGISIVRTKESPIPNLGQFTYHDRRYPLAGIDMNDKAQLEFLPLFKNYKYLAEEFRSPKGQFDFRVPNDSFGYISAVVLRAFLSLCSPRRIIEVGAGNSTLVTAGFVQHAPLVKQPRFTIIEPYPKGVATYQIPGVHERVCKQLEEVELSLFESLDANDILFIDGSHYVKAGGDVNYAVLEILPRLQSGVIVHFHDVFLPFDYPKAWIVQDRTFYTEQYLLQAFLYGNSLYEILWAERYMKDKYPGLMQNAFTLIEEKWNHNSNSLWIRKR; encoded by the coding sequence ATGGATAAGATGCTGAAGCAGATCGCTACAAAAGTTGTCCTCTCCAAACAATCCTTTGCCATTGCTCAGCGGTTAGGCATCAGTATCGTGCGCACGAAAGAAAGCCCCATACCGAATCTGGGGCAGTTTACCTATCACGACCGCCGCTATCCTCTCGCTGGAATCGATATGAACGATAAGGCTCAGCTAGAGTTCTTACCGTTATTCAAAAATTATAAATATCTAGCAGAGGAATTTCGCTCGCCAAAAGGCCAGTTTGATTTTCGTGTGCCCAACGATAGCTTCGGCTATATCTCAGCCGTCGTCTTACGCGCCTTCCTCTCGCTCTGCAGCCCACGGCGCATCATCGAAGTGGGTGCTGGCAATTCAACGCTCGTGACGGCTGGCTTTGTGCAACACGCGCCACTGGTCAAGCAGCCGCGTTTTACCATAATCGAACCATATCCAAAAGGCGTAGCGACTTACCAAATTCCAGGGGTGCATGAGCGCGTATGTAAGCAGCTAGAAGAGGTCGAGCTGAGCCTATTCGAATCATTGGACGCCAATGACATCCTTTTCATTGATGGCAGTCATTACGTCAAAGCGGGCGGCGACGTGAATTACGCAGTTCTGGAAATCCTGCCACGATTACAAAGCGGCGTTATCGTTCATTTCCATGACGTATTCCTCCCGTTTGACTATCCGAAGGCTTGGATCGTACAAGACCGCACCTTTTACACCGAACAATATCTGCTCCAAGCGTTTCTCTACGGCAATAGCTTGTATGAAATTCTGTGGGCTGAACGGTATATGAAAGATAAATATCCAGGGCTTATGCAAAACGCCTTTACTCTCATAGAAGAAAAATGGAATCACAACTCAAATAGCCTATGGATACGGAAACGCTGA
- the mazG gene encoding nucleoside triphosphate pyrophosphohydrolase, which translates to MADYKDLESFETFLAIIARLRGPDGCPWDKKQTHATLRKYLLEETHEALEAMDADDPKRLAEELGDVLLQVGLNAQIGRDNGTFTIKDVLRTINAKLIHRHPHVFGEVKVSGADEVVANWEKLKAQEKGERQSALDGVQRSLPGLAYSQEIQGRAAKLGFEWTDMAGVLDKVREELGEFERAKSQAELEHELGDIFAALVNIGRRLNMDVEGAMRKANRRFERRFRHMEESASAQGKKIEELPLERQEELWQAAKRATG; encoded by the coding sequence GTGGCCGATTACAAGGACCTGGAGAGCTTTGAGACCTTCCTGGCCATCATCGCCAGGCTGCGGGGCCCGGACGGCTGCCCCTGGGATAAGAAGCAGACCCATGCCACCCTACGGAAATACCTCCTCGAAGAGACGCATGAGGCGCTGGAGGCTATGGATGCGGACGACCCGAAGCGCCTGGCGGAAGAGCTGGGCGATGTGCTTCTGCAGGTGGGGCTGAACGCCCAGATAGGCCGGGATAACGGCACATTCACCATCAAGGATGTTCTGCGCACCATCAATGCGAAGCTCATCCATCGGCACCCGCACGTCTTTGGCGAGGTGAAGGTCTCCGGCGCCGATGAGGTGGTGGCGAACTGGGAGAAGCTGAAGGCGCAGGAAAAGGGCGAAAGGCAGTCTGCGCTGGACGGCGTGCAGAGATCCCTGCCCGGGCTGGCCTATAGCCAGGAGATACAGGGTCGCGCCGCGAAGCTGGGCTTCGAGTGGACGGACATGGCAGGCGTGCTGGACAAGGTGCGCGAAGAGCTGGGAGAGTTCGAAAGGGCGAAGTCGCAAGCGGAGCTTGAGCATGAGCTCGGCGATATCTTCGCCGCGCTCGTGAATATCGGCAGGCGCCTCAACATGGATGTTGAAGGGGCCATGCGCAAGGCGAATCGGCGCTTTGAGCGGCGCTTCCGCCACATGGAAGAGAGCGCCAGCGCTCAGGGGAAGAAGATAGAAGAGCTGCCGCTGGAGCGGCAAGAGGAGCTCTGGCAGGCGGCGAAGCGGGCGACGGGCTGA
- the acpP gene encoding acyl carrier protein — protein sequence MATVFERVKKVTVDQLGVEEAQVVPNASFVDDLNADSLDLVELIMALEEEFSKDGKKLEILDEDAEKIETVQDAIDYITNKQGA from the coding sequence GTGGCGACAGTTTTCGAACGAGTGAAAAAGGTGACGGTTGACCAGCTTGGCGTCGAAGAGGCCCAGGTGGTCCCCAACGCCTCTTTCGTGGACGACCTGAACGCCGACTCCCTTGACCTCGTCGAGCTCATCATGGCGCTCGAAGAGGAGTTCAGCAAGGACGGCAAGAAGTTGGAAATCTTGGATGAAGATGCCGAGAAGATCGAGACCGTTCAGGACGCCATAGACTACATCACGAACAAGCAGGGCGCGTAA
- the nusB gene encoding transcription antitermination factor NusB yields MAGARRKGRTIALQVLYEVDSSGHAWQETLERALAEKGLSEQTKSLAKDLVTGVIREKARLDGLIAEHAPAWPIGQMSAIDRNILRIAIYEIVLDNKAPPKVAINEAVELAKTFGSENLHKFVNGVLGSILTAAKS; encoded by the coding sequence ATGGCAGGCGCAAGGAGAAAGGGAAGAACCATCGCGCTGCAGGTCCTGTATGAAGTGGACAGCTCGGGCCACGCATGGCAGGAGACGCTGGAGCGCGCCCTGGCGGAAAAGGGCCTGAGCGAGCAGACCAAGAGCCTGGCGAAAGACCTGGTGACCGGAGTGATACGGGAGAAAGCACGGCTGGATGGGCTTATCGCCGAGCATGCGCCCGCCTGGCCCATCGGGCAGATGTCCGCCATAGACCGCAATATTCTGCGTATTGCCATCTATGAGATTGTGCTCGATAATAAGGCGCCGCCGAAAGTAGCGATAAACGAGGCTGTTGAGCTGGCCAAAACATTCGGGAGCGAGAACCTGCACAAGTTCGTGAACGGCGTTCTGGGCTCCATCCTGACCGCAGCGAAATCCTAG
- the fabG gene encoding 3-oxoacyl-[acyl-carrier-protein] reductase: protein MDLSGKVALVTGSSRGIGRAVALRLAKAGATVALNATKDASETRRLITEAGGKAGVHIADVRRSQEVEKMVEDVVAAHGSLDILVNNAGITRDTLLMRISDKDWEDVLATNLTGTFYCTRAAIKPMLKKRWGRIIMMGSVVGLKGNPGQANYSATKAGLVGFTRSTAAEVASRNITANVVAPGFIETEMTAKLSQQQRDALKAHIPAGVFGTPEQVAEAVAFLASNEAGYITGQVLLVDGGIAMA, encoded by the coding sequence GTGGACCTTTCGGGCAAAGTCGCCCTCGTCACCGGTAGCAGCCGCGGCATTGGCCGCGCCGTTGCCCTTCGCCTCGCCAAGGCAGGCGCCACCGTTGCGCTCAACGCCACCAAAGACGCCTCTGAGACGCGGCGCCTCATCACAGAGGCGGGCGGCAAGGCCGGCGTCCACATCGCCGATGTGCGCAGATCGCAAGAGGTCGAAAAGATGGTCGAGGACGTTGTGGCGGCCCACGGCTCCCTGGATATCCTGGTCAACAATGCTGGCATCACTCGCGACACGCTCCTCATGCGCATCTCCGATAAGGACTGGGAGGACGTTCTCGCGACGAACCTCACCGGGACGTTCTACTGCACCCGCGCCGCCATCAAGCCGATGCTCAAGAAGCGGTGGGGGCGCATCATCATGATGGGAAGCGTCGTCGGCCTCAAGGGCAACCCCGGCCAGGCGAACTACAGCGCCACCAAGGCTGGCCTCGTTGGTTTCACCCGATCCACCGCCGCCGAAGTCGCCTCCCGCAACATCACCGCAAACGTCGTCGCGCCGGGATTCATCGAGACGGAGATGACGGCGAAGCTCTCCCAGCAACAGCGCGATGCCCTCAAGGCGCACATCCCGGCCGGGGTCTTCGGCACGCCGGAACAGGTGGCCGAGGCGGTGGCCTTCCTGGCAAGCAACGAGGCCGGCTATATCACCGGCCAAGTCTTGCTCGTGGATGGCGGCATCGCGATGGCGTAG
- the fabD gene encoding ACP S-malonyltransferase, whose translation MTESTVGERLAYVFPGQGSQAVGMGRDLFTESKAAKETFEEADDILGFSLSKLCFEGPDEQLKQTVNAQPAIMTASIAALRALGEVHGETFPSKPRFVAGHSLGEYTALVAANALPFNEALGLVRERGRLMQEAERMREGGMAAILGLDESLVEQVCQQVGIEIANINSDGQIVLSGTKEALVRAIDLARAMGAKRAIPLEVSGAFHSSLMQPAVPGMAQAIYKATIRNPQVPIISNTKAEPIARQGEIQAELIDQMVSCVRWTKSVEYMAANGVKTFVEIGPGKVLTGLIKRIAKEAQTLNVESMPSVRAFALPA comes from the coding sequence ATGACAGAAAGCACAGTCGGCGAACGTTTAGCGTACGTCTTCCCCGGTCAAGGCTCCCAGGCAGTCGGCATGGGCCGCGACCTTTTTACTGAGTCCAAAGCCGCGAAAGAGACCTTTGAGGAGGCCGACGACATCCTCGGCTTCTCCCTCTCCAAGCTCTGCTTTGAAGGCCCAGACGAGCAGCTCAAGCAGACCGTCAACGCCCAGCCCGCCATCATGACCGCCAGCATCGCCGCCCTTCGCGCCTTGGGCGAAGTCCATGGCGAGACCTTCCCCTCCAAGCCCCGCTTCGTCGCGGGACACAGCCTCGGCGAATATACCGCCCTCGTCGCCGCCAACGCCCTGCCGTTCAATGAGGCCCTTGGCCTTGTCCGCGAGCGCGGCCGCCTCATGCAAGAGGCCGAACGCATGCGGGAGGGCGGGATGGCCGCCATCCTCGGCCTCGATGAGTCCCTCGTCGAGCAGGTCTGCCAGCAGGTCGGCATCGAGATCGCCAATATCAACAGCGATGGGCAGATCGTCCTGAGCGGCACCAAAGAGGCCCTTGTCCGCGCCATAGACCTTGCCCGCGCCATGGGCGCCAAGCGCGCCATCCCCTTGGAAGTCTCCGGCGCCTTCCACTCCAGCCTCATGCAGCCCGCCGTTCCCGGCATGGCCCAAGCCATCTACAAGGCCACCATCCGCAACCCGCAAGTGCCCATCATCAGCAACACCAAGGCCGAGCCCATCGCCCGTCAAGGCGAGATCCAGGCGGAGCTGATTGACCAGATGGTCTCCTGCGTCCGGTGGACCAAGTCCGTGGAGTACATGGCCGCCAACGGTGTCAAGACCTTTGTGGAGATCGGCCCCGGCAAGGTGCTCACCGGGCTCATCAAGCGCATCGCCAAGGAAGCGCAGACGCTCAACGTCGAGTCCATGCCCTCTGTGCGGGCCTTCGCCCTCCCGGCCTAA
- a CDS encoding 50S ribosomal protein L32 yields the protein MAPLPKRKRSKSSKGHHKAHNTLAPVTTGTCPNCGSIKAPHRACRACGYYNGRQVLKVGTAEAE from the coding sequence ATGGCGCCGCTCCCAAAAAGAAAGCGATCGAAATCGAGCAAGGGTCACCACAAGGCCCATAACACTCTTGCCCCTGTTACCACTGGGACCTGCCCCAACTGCGGCAGCATCAAGGCTCCGCACCGCGCCTGCAGGGCTTGCGGCTATTACAACGGCCGCCAGGTTCTAAAGGTCGGGACGGCAGAGGCCGAGTAA
- a CDS encoding DUF177 domain-containing protein: MRWNVSQLLKAGVGEEREYEFTEKKPGIEELAEGLEGSAQLIRTKAGILVLASIDAKVRCACSRCLREFASPAHIKIEEEFLQTTDIESGVKLALDESEGSFTISSQHELDLTEPVRQYAILSIPIKPLCKADCSGLCPICGKNWNEGPCTCKAQKADSRWDALEALREKVSKSEKRK, translated from the coding sequence ATGCGATGGAACGTCTCGCAGCTTTTGAAGGCAGGCGTGGGGGAAGAGCGGGAGTACGAGTTTACTGAAAAGAAACCAGGCATCGAAGAGCTGGCAGAAGGGCTAGAGGGCTCCGCCCAGCTCATACGGACCAAGGCTGGCATCCTTGTCCTGGCCTCAATAGACGCGAAGGTCCGCTGCGCCTGCAGCCGCTGCCTTCGGGAATTCGCCAGCCCAGCCCACATCAAGATCGAAGAGGAGTTCTTACAGACAACTGACATCGAATCAGGCGTCAAACTGGCCCTTGACGAGAGCGAAGGTTCGTTTACCATAAGCTCTCAGCATGAGCTGGACCTGACAGAGCCGGTTCGGCAATACGCAATCCTCTCCATCCCCATCAAGCCGCTCTGCAAGGCAGATTGCAGCGGCCTCTGCCCAATCTGCGGGAAGAACTGGAATGAGGGCCCCTGCACCTGCAAGGCACAGAAGGCCGATAGCCGATGGGACGCCCTTGAGGCGCTCCGAGAGAAAGTAAGCAAGTCTGAAAAGAGGAAATGA